Below is a window of Culturomica massiliensis DNA.
TCATCGAACGCCACATGGAAAAATCGAAGGTAAACCTGAAAGCAGCTCCGATCATCGTTGCCGGAGGATACGGTGTAGGATCGAAAGAGAACTTCCAGTTATTACACGAACTGGCCGGTGTGCTGGGCGGAGAAGTAGGGGCTTCCCGGGCTGCTGTCGATGCCGGTTTCTGTGAGCACGAGCGTCAGATCGGTCAGACGGGTACCACCGTTCGTCCGAAATTGTATATTGCCTGCGGTATCTCCGGACAAATCCAGCATACTGCCGGTATGGAAGAATCGGCTATGGTTATCGCCATCAATACCGATAACAACGCCCCGATCAATAAGTTTGCCGACTATGTCATCACCGGAGACCTGAATGTCATCATTCCGAAGATGATACAGTATTATAAGAAGAACAGCAAGTAAATAATTTTTGATTTACGATTTTTGATTTACGATTAACGAAGTGAGTTGAAATCAAAAATCTAAAATCATAAATCTAAAATAAAGTAAGTATGGCTAATTTTTATACAGATAACGAAGATATAAAATTTCATCTCGGACACCCGTTGATGGAAAAAATTGTAGCATTAAAAGAGCGTAACTATACGGAAGCACAGGAATTTGAAAGTGCTCCGCGTGATTTCGAAGATGCTATTGACAACTACGACAAAGTATTGGAAATTGTCGGAGAAATTTGCGGAGATGTCGTAGCGGTAAATGCAGAATCAGTAGACGCAGAAGGTCCGCAGGTGGTAGACGGTCATGTACAGTATGCTGCCGGTACACAACAAAACATCGATGTAATCAACCAAGCCGGATTGAACGGGATCTCACTGCCGCGGAAATACAACGGATTAAACTTCCCGATCACTCCGTTTATCATGGCAGCGGAAATTGTAGCCCGCGCCGATGCCGGATTGCAAAATATATGGGGATTGCAGGACTGTGCCGAAACAATCAACGAATTTGCGAACGAGGAGCAAAAAGCGAAATACCTGCCCCGCGTTTGTGAAGGTGAAACCTGTGCCATGGACCTGACAGAACCGGATGCCGGTTCCGATTTGCAAGCCGTACAACTGAAAGCAACCTACAATGAAAAAGACGGCCAGTGGTATTTGAACGGAGTAAAACGTTTTATTACCAACGGAGACGGACATATTTCACTGGTGCTGGCCCGCTCGGAAGAAGGCACAAACGACGGACGCGGTCTGTCCATGTTTATCTACGACCGCAATAACAATGCCGTTACCGTGCGCCGTATCGAAAACAAATTGGGAATCAAAGGCTCTCCGACCTGTGAATTGGTATTCAAAAATGCACCGGCCGAATTAGTCGGTGAACGGAAAATGGGATTGATCAAATACGTTATGGCATTGATGAATGCTGCACGTCTGGGTATCGGCGGCCAGTCTGTCGGTATTGCTGAAGCCGCTTACCGTGAAGGCCTGAAATACGCGCAAGAACGGAAGCAGTTCGGTAAAGCCATCATCGAATTCCCGGCCATCTATGAAATGCTGTCCAATATGGAAGCCAAGCTACACGGTATCCGTTCCATACTTTATGAAACAGCACGCTTTGTCGACATGTACAAAACCTACTACCACATTTCCAAAGAAAGAACATTGGAAAAAGACGAGCGTAACGAAATGAAAGAATATCAGAAAATGGCTGATATCTATACCCCGTTGCAGAAATTGTTCGCCAGCGAATATGCCAATGAAATCACCTATGACGCATTACAGATTCACGGTGGTTCCGGATTTATGAAAGATTATCCCATTCAGCGGTATGTGCGTGATGCCCGTATTACCAATATCTACGAAGGGACTTCGCAATTACAGGTTGTAGCTGCGATTCGCGGTGTAACTACCGGACAATATGCCAAATACATTCATGAAGTGTATGAAAAAATGGCCATCAAACCGGAACACGAATATTTGCGTGAAACCCTGAAATGCATGACCGGTCAATTGGAAACCTGCACAGCTAAGGTAGCGGAAGCCGGAAACACGGAATATACGGATTTCCACGCACGCCGATTGGTCGAAATCGCCGGATATACAATCATCGGCTACTTGTTATTACAAGACGCCCAACGCTGTGAGAAGTTCCAGAAATCTGCCGAAATCTTTATCAATTACGGACAGGCTAAAGTGGCTGCTCATGCAGGATTTATCCATAATTTCGATCCAGATAAACTGGGTATATACAAAAAGTAAAAAAACGCCCTGCGGGGCGTTTTTTTTATAAAACATTCAAAAGCAAACATCTAAAATTTTTATTTTTTCCTCCCCAAAAGCATTCGTTTAAAATTTCAGATTATCCCCACAATCTTCTCCTGCAAAAAAGAGGAATCATAAATCATAAATCTACAATTAAAATATGGCTTTTAAAAAAACGTTAAAATAATTTTTGGAGATCATTTGTGTGTAAAATAAATTATTTTTACAAAGTGTAGCAATTATAATTTTAAATATAATATTATGAACCTATTTCGAACATTAATCACAGTTGCAGTCGTGTGTCTGGCATCCTGGACTGCCATGGCTCAGGAAAATGCATTATGGATGCGTTATCCGGCTATTTCTCCGGATGGAAAAACAATCGCATTTAATTACAAAGGAGACGTTTACCTCGTAGGCAGCGAAGGCGGACGTGCCACTCAATTAACAACAAACCCGGCTTATGACGGTTATCCCGTATGGTCTCCGGACAGCAAAACTATCGCGTTCGCTTCCGACAGGGCCGGCAGTATGGACGTATATACCGTACCCGTAACAGGAGGTTCTCCAACCCGCCTGACCTGGAACTCGGCTTCCGAAACTCCGGTTGCATTTACCCCGGACGGCAAGAAAATACTGTATCGTGCCAACTTCCTGCCGGATGCACAATATACCCAATTCCCGAGCGGCAGCCAAATCTATGCCGTATCTGTAAAGGGCGGAAGACCGGAACAATTTCTGACTTTCGATGTATACGATATACAATTCAATAAGGCCGGAGATAAAATCATCTATCATGATTATAAAGGATATGAGGACAACTGGCGTAAGCACCATACCTCTTCCGTTACACGCGACATCTGGTTACACGACTTAAAAACCGGCAAATTTACAAACATAACCGACAAAGAAGTAGAAGATCGTAGCCCGGTATTCAGCGATGACGAGCAAAGCATTTATTTCCTAAGCGAGCGCTTCGGAGACTTCAATGTATGCAAACTGGCATTGAACAATCCGACCGAAGTCAAACAAATCACGAAGCATTCGAAACACCCGGTACGCTTTTTATCCAAAGCAAACGACGGTACTCTCTGTTACTTTTTCAATGGAGAAATCTATACCTTAAAAGATGGCCAGCAACCTAAAAAACTGAATATACAAGTTGTTACCGACCAGTTGGAAGCAGAATCCAGATTGAATAATCTGCCTTACGGAGCCCGTGAAATGGCATTATCGCCCAATGGTAAAGAAGTTGCTTTTATCGTGAGAGGAGATGTTTTCGTTACCTCTGTTGAATATCCGACAACCAAACGTATCACAAACACAGCCAGCCAGGAACGCTCTGTAAGCTTCTCTCCGGATGGCCGTACATTGGTATATGCAGCCGAACGGGATGGCAACTGGAATATATACACGGCTTCCCTGACCGACAGCACGGACAAATCATTTACGTATGCTAAAGATATCAAGGAAGAACAGATTACGAAAGGCAAAGACGCTTGTTTCGAACCGGCATTCTCTCCGGACGGAAAAGAAATCGCTTATCTGGAAAACCGGACGACCCTAAAAGTAATCAACCTGAAAAGTAAAAAATCCCGGACAGTACTCGACGGGAAATACAACTACTCTTATTCCGACGGCGATCAATGGTACCAATGGTCTCCGGACGGCAAATGGATACTGGCCAATTATTTCGAAAAAGGAGGCTGGCAAAACAGAGATGTTGCCTTGGTAAAAGCCGACGGTAGCGGGGAAATCCACAACCTGACCAATAGCGGATATTCGGATGCCAGTCCCAAATGGATGATGGACGGCAAAGCAATCATCTGGTTCTCGGACAGAGCCGGTTACCGCAGCCACGGTAGTTGGGGTGCCTACTATGACGTGTATGCCCTGTTCCTCGATCCGGAAGCTTACGATGACTTCAAAATGAGTAAGGAAGAAGCAGCCCTGGCCAAAGAAGAAAAAGCCCTCCAAAAGAAAGAAGAAGAAAAGAATAAAAAAGACGACAAAAAAGGGAAAAAAGACGATAAAAAGGAAGACAAGAAAGACAGCAAAAAAGAGGAGGTCAAATTACCCGAGCTTAAAATGAACCTGGATAACCTGGAAGATCGCATTGTACGCCTGACGATCAATTCTTCCAATCTGGGAGATGCCGTACTGACAAAAGACGCAACCAAATTATACTACCTGACCAGCTTCGAAGGCGGATACGATTTGTGGGTTCGCGACTTTAAAGAAGGCAGCACCAAAATATTGGCCAAGCTGAACAAATGGGGCGGTTCTCTGGAAATGGACAAGGAAGGTAAAAACCTTTATATGTTATCCGGCGGACAGATCAGCAAAATAAACATCAGCAACGGACAAAGCAAACCGGTCACCTACAATGCCGAATTCGAACTGAAAAAACCCCAGGAAAGAGAATACATTTTCAATCACGCATGGCAACAAGTTGTTGATAAATTCTATGATCCGGCACTTCACAATGTAGACTGGAATTTCTACAAAAAAGAATATGCCCGCTTTTTACCGCATATCAACAACAACTATGATTTTGCAGAAGCTTTAGGCGAATTATTGGGAGAATTGAATGCCTCACATACCGGCGCCCGCTATTATGCCTATGGTAATGCACCTCAGACAGCCGTTTTGGGAGCATTCTACGATCCGACATACAAAGGCGACGGTTTGAAGATCAAGGAAGTGATCGAAAAAGGTCCGCTGACTAAAGCCGAAACCAAAATCAAAGCCGGAGTCGTGATCGAGGAAATCAACAATCAACCGATCAAAGCCGGTGAAGACTATTTCAAATTATTTGAAAACTTAACAAACAAAAGAGTATATCTGAAACTTTACGATCCTGATACCAAAAAACACTGGCACGAATATGTAAAACCGATCTCTGCCGGTGCAGAAAAAGGATTGCTTTATGACAGATGGGTAAAACAACGGAAAGAACTTGTTGAGAAATTATCCGGAGGTAAAATCGGATATGTACATATCAAAGGCATGAACAGTGCAAGTTTCCGGGAAGTTTATTCCGAAGTTTTCGGACGTTACCGGAATAAGGAGGCCATCATTTTAGATACCCGCTTTAACGGTGGCGGCTGGTTACACGAAGACCTGGTAAACATGCTCAGCGGAAAGAAATTTGCTGAATTTGTTCCCCGCGGTCAATATATCGGTCAGGATCCGTTCGCACAATGGACGAAACCGTCAGCCGTTATCATGAGCGAAAGCAACTACAGTAATGCACACGGTTTCCCCTGGGTATACAAAGAATTGAAACTCGGTAAGCTGGTCGGAATGCCGGTTCCGGGCACGATGACCGCCGTTTGGTGGGAAACCCAGCAAGACCCGACACTTGTATTCGGTATTCCGGAAGTCGGAATGAAAGACAACCAGGGACGTTTCTTGGAAAATCTGCAATTGGAACCGGATATCCGTGTTAACAATGACCCGGCTTCTGCCATTCAGGGACGTGACCTGCAATTGGAAGCAACAGTCAAATCACTGTTAGAAGAGATCAAATAAAAGATCAGACTAATTGTAAAAATTATAAATCGGATTATGCGGCTAAAGCCGCGTAATCCGATTTTTTTTAAAAAAGAAATACACCTGCTTTCTCGCAAGCCTGCCGCACTTCATCCGGCCACAAGCCTGCCTGCACTTCTCCGATATGGCATTTCTGCAACAACAACATGCACAAGCGGGATTGCCCGATCCCTCCTCCCATTGTCTGGGGCAAACTTCCCTCCAACAATAAAGAATGAAAAAACAATTTTTTCCGTTCTTCACATCCCCGGATTTCCAATTGCCTTTCCAAAGCTTCCGGATTGACCCGTATCCCCATCGATGATATTTCAAAAGCCGACTGCAACACCGGGTTCCAAACCAATATATCTCCGTTCAAACCGGGTAAACCGTTCTCCAGCGTCGACCAATCGTCGTAATCCGGAGAGCGGTCGTCATGTATTGTTCCATCGCTTAAAGCACCCCCGATTCCACAGATAAAGACAGCCCCGTATTCCTTTGTAATAGCTTGCTCCCGCTGTTTCGGCGTTGCTTCCGGATAACGCTTCCGCAGTTCTTCCGCATGTATAAATGTGATCTGCTCCGGTAAAAAAGGAGTCAGCACAGGAAATTGTTCGCTCAACAAAAATTCCGTCCGTTTCAAAGCAGCATATATCCGGCGTACACAAGTATATAAACGTTCCACCGTACGCTCCTCCGGAGTAATGACCTTTTCCCAGTCCCATTGATCGACATAAACGGAATGGATATTACTGACAGCTTCATCCGGCCGTAACGCATTCATATCCGTATAAATACCCAAACCGGGGGAAATGTGGTGCCGCCACAAAGCATACCGTTTCCATTTGGCCAAAGACTGTACAATCTCTGCTTTTTTACCTCCCAACATGCGGGCCTGAAAGCTGACAGGAGCCTCCGAACCATTTAAATTGTCATTCAGACCTTTTCCTGAAGGGACCGCCAAAGGCGCTGTAATACGCCGCAATTTCAATTCCGCAGCCAAAGCCAGTTGAAAAGTGTCCTTTACAAATTTAATAGCATGTTCCGTTTGCCAAACGTCGAGCTGAGAGCAATAATCCTGTGGTAAAAATAATTGTTTCATGTGTTTTATCGGTTTAAAGCCAGAAACCGGAAAAATAAAATACAAATTGTAGATTTACGATTTTAGATTAAAAAAGCTGATAACGAATCAGGTTACCGGGTAATTTAAAATTTACAATCTAAAATTTACAATTCAGACGAATCTTTTTATTGCAGATTTATGATTTACGACTCCTCTTTTTTGCAGGAAAGGATTGTAAGTCCAATCTAAAATCGTAAATCTGAAATCATAAATCCGTCTTGCTGTTCTTTTAACTTCCGAATCTGACTTTCATTACAAAAAAAAGCCTTCCCGAAAAAGGAAGGCTATATAAATTATATATCAAAATACACTGCTATCGATAATAACCTCCCCCTTGCAATCGATTATAATTATAATTGCAATTATTAAAAAGAAGATTATTATTCAGATTTCTCATGGTCGTTCCACTGTTTCGGAACAAAAATAGAAGATAATCGCAAATAAAAAAAGAAGATTCCAAAAAAATATTTTTAGCCTTCGGGATTCGGGCGAAAAGGACTATCTTTAACATGCTAAAGCCAACGATTTAATTGTAGATTTCAGATTTACGATTTTAGATAAAAAAATCTGATAACGAATCAGGTTCCGGGCAATTTAAAATTTACAATCACTGCTGGGCACTTAGTCCCAGCTGATTTTCAATTGTTTATAATTTAGTTCTTTGACATTTTTGTAATCGCAATTGGTAAGTATCTCTCTTACAGGCGTTTTATCCAGTAGAGAAAAACTCAAAATTTGTAGGATTTCGTAGATTGGACGGTTAACTTTCAATTTGTAAGCGACAATGGCAACCAGACAGTATGTTATGATGGCACAGTAGACTTGTGTCTTGACTGCATTCATCGTGGTTCCCCAAAAAGATTTTACTTTCAGGTGTTGCTTTATCCATTTGAAAAATAGTTCCACCTGCCAACGGTTCTTGTATAGCAAGGCTACTTCCTCTGCTGAGAGTTCCATGTTGTTGGTGATGAACACAAATTCTCTGCCCAGTTCTTCATCGTAGTATTTAACCCGCCGAAGTTTGTCCGGATATGCTTTGAGCGATTTATACGTTTCAAGTATTCCAATCTGGTCACATTTTATTCCGGTTGTTTTATCGACTTCACGGGAATACATTCTACGGAATCTCATATTATCCTTTGCACGTGTAACGAAGTAAGCACCACAGGTGTGAAGCTTATGCAAACGGGTGAAGTCAACATATCCTTTATCCATGATATAGAAACTTCCCTTTTCATAACTCAACTCATCCAGCATGTTTACGTCATGTACTTTAGCATTGGTTACCAGTACGATTGTCGGTATGGAAGTCTTTACATCATACAAGGTATGAAGTTTGATGCCTCCTTTGTGTTTCCTAAATTCCGCCCACCAAAAAACATTCAGACAAAGGTCTATGGTGGAGGAATCAAAGGCATAAACATTACCGTCAACTTTCACCTCGAAGTCATTTTTGTTGTAGCTATTACGGGCTTCCGCAATCAGGGTATAAGCAAATTCTTCGTAGATACGATAATCTCTATTCCGGTTTGCTTTCCCCAGATTGGTACGGCTAACTGTTGCACCGAATCCCAAGTGATAGTACTTGCTCTTGTGTGCCTCAAGGCTGAGCATAAGCTCACGCATACTATCTCGGGCGGTCAGTTGTCCGAAAATCATGCACAGCATCTGATTCCAACAGGTGAATGTTCTGATTTTCTTATTCCCGGAATACTTCTCTACCAAACGGTCAAAGACACGACGGGGAAGAAAATCTGTAAGTTGAGCGAAGATATATTTGCCTTGGTTCATTGTTTTTAGCTTTTGGACAAAGCTAAAACAACTTTTCAATTCAAATCGTCACGCTCCAAAAAGATATTTAACTATGCGATTATCAAAGATTTCAAAGAACGATGTTTAATTTAAAGTGCCCACTAGTGATTTACAATCTAAAATTACAATTTATATGAACGATACATCTAAAACGCTAAAAAAATGATATCCAAACACATACACGTTATCACATTATTCACACTTCTCTCACTGCTTCTGTTTTCCTGCAAAGAGAAAAAACAAGACAGACATATCGTTACGGTAAGTATCCTTCCTCAAAAATACTTTGTAGAAAGAATTGCCGGCGACTACTTGAAAGTAAATGTCATGGTTCCCCCCGGAATGAATCCGGCAACCTGCGATTTGAATACCGGACAACTGAAAAAGTTATACGATAGCGACTTATGTTTTGCCATCGGCTATCTTCCCTTCGAAACCACCCACCTTTATCCGGCACTCTCAAATCGTCCCGATATCCCGCTTATCCGGCATTCAGACTCATTGCAACTGATCGCAGGAAGCTGCAATCACGATCACCACGATCACACACACGAAGGCGGCGTAGATCCTCATGTATGGCTCTCTCCGCACTATGCAAAATCTATCGGGAGAGATATTTACCGTACATTATCCGAAAAATACCCCGAAAAACAGCAAGAATTTTTAGCCAACTACAAATTACTTGAACAGGACATCGACAAAATTGCGCATTCAGCCGATAGCATACTGTCAGAAAAAAAACACAAAACTTTTCTGATTTACCACCCGGCACTGACCTATTTTGCCCATGACTACAACATGGAACAGATCTCGATCGAGCATGAAGGGAAAGAACCGGATCCCAGGCACCTGAAAGAAATCATGGATACGGCAAAAGAAAAAGACATTCATGTCATTTTTATTCAAAATCAATTCGATATCAGCAACGCCCAATCGATAGCCAAAGCCATCGGAACCGATATCATCCCGATCGATCCGCTAAACGAAGACTGGCTTGCTGAAATGCGAAAATTACTGCAAATTTTTCAGGAAAAACTAAACTAGATTCTGTATACATTCATTCCATTTTTTCCCAAAAAATAGAAGTTGATTTGCGCGTATAATCCAAAACCGTAAATCCGAATTTACAATTAAAACAGCATGTCGACAATACTCGAATTAAAAAATATCACTGCCGGATATGAAGGTATCCCAGTTCTGAAAGAAATAAATCTAGCCATAAAAGAACAGGATTTCATCGGAATAATCGGCCCGAACGGTGGAGGCAAAACGACTCTTTTAAAAGTCATTTTAGGCCTTCTGAAACCTTTCAGCGGAGACATTCATTACTACGTTTCCAAAACGAATCTCTTCGGTTACCTTCCCCAAAACAGCCAGTTCGACCGCCGCTTCCCGATCAGTGTCAGAGAAGTCGTAATGTCGGGACTGATGTCTGAAAAAAGATTGTACCGCTATTATTCCCGTCAGAACAAGATAAAAGCTGACGAATTACTGATAAAATACGGCATGGGAGACTACAGCAAAGCTCCCATCGGAGAACTTTCGGGAGGACAAATGCAACGGGTATTTCTATGCCGGGCAATTATTTCATCTCCCCGTATCCTGATTCTGGACGAACCGACGACCTATGTGGACAGTAATTTCGAAAAAGAATTCTATACCATACTGAAAGAACTAAACAAAACCCTCAGCATTGTCATGGTCTCGCACGATCTGGGAACCATTTGCTCGTACGTAAAAACAATTGCCTGTGTCAATCACGGTTTACATTACCACCAGTCGAACCTCATCAGCACGGAGCAATTGCAATCTTATAATTGCCCCATCGAGCTGATCTCCCACGGTCCTGTCCCCCACCGGGTACTGACAGACCACTCCGATAAGAACTGTAACTGTAACAAATCCTAAACTTCAGCCATTAATCGCTTCCATTGCCATGCTCGAATTCCTAAAATACGATTTTTTTCAAAATGCCTTGCTCAGTACCGTCCTGATCGGTATCAGCTGCGGACTGGTCGGCACCTACATTGTTGCCAAACGGATGGTGTTCATCAGCGGCGGAATTACCCACGCTTCTTTCGGAGGCCTGGGCTTTGCCTACTTCATCGGTATTTCACCCTTATTGGGAGCTGCCGTATTTTCAATCGGAACGGCCATCGGCATACTTTTTCTTGCCGAAAACAAAAAAATACGGGAAGATTCTTTAATCGGCATTTTCTGGTCGGCCGGAATGGCCATCGGAGTACTCTTTATCTACCTTACTCCCGGATATGCTCCCAACCTGATGTCCTACCTCTTCGGCAACATACTGACGGTTACCTGGGGACAAATTCTCCTTTCCGTCTTACTCTGTCTGGTGATTATTGTTTTCTTCGTATTGTTCTACCGTCCGCTGTTCTATATTGCTTTTGACAAAGAATACAGCCGTACGCACAACGTACATGTCAACCGCATTGATGTTGCCATTATGTTGATTATTGCCCTATGCATCATATTGTGTATGAAATTAGCCGGCATCATTTTAGTTATCTCCTACCTGACACTGCCTCAGGCTATTGCCGGCACTTATTACAAAAATTTCAAGCAACAATTGATCGCTTCCTCTATAATCAGTGCTATCGGGTCGGTAATCGGGCTCTTCGTGTCGGCGGCATTGAATACCCCTTCAGGAGCTACAATTGTCGTATGCTTTTTACTATTTTTTCTCCTGGCCTGGCTGGGAAAGAAAATCTGGAAATCGTAAATCTAAAATCTGCAATTAAAACGTTCTTTTTTGCCTGAAGATTTGTTAGCTTTGCAGACGGAACTTTATATTTAAAAATTTAAAACGTTTGAGATATGAATTATGACCTGA
It encodes the following:
- a CDS encoding acyl-CoA dehydrogenase family protein, whose protein sequence is MANFYTDNEDIKFHLGHPLMEKIVALKERNYTEAQEFESAPRDFEDAIDNYDKVLEIVGEICGDVVAVNAESVDAEGPQVVDGHVQYAAGTQQNIDVINQAGLNGISLPRKYNGLNFPITPFIMAAEIVARADAGLQNIWGLQDCAETINEFANEEQKAKYLPRVCEGETCAMDLTEPDAGSDLQAVQLKATYNEKDGQWYLNGVKRFITNGDGHISLVLARSEEGTNDGRGLSMFIYDRNNNAVTVRRIENKLGIKGSPTCELVFKNAPAELVGERKMGLIKYVMALMNAARLGIGGQSVGIAEAAYREGLKYAQERKQFGKAIIEFPAIYEMLSNMEAKLHGIRSILYETARFVDMYKTYYHISKERTLEKDERNEMKEYQKMADIYTPLQKLFASEYANEITYDALQIHGGSGFMKDYPIQRYVRDARITNIYEGTSQLQVVAAIRGVTTGQYAKYIHEVYEKMAIKPEHEYLRETLKCMTGQLETCTAKVAEAGNTEYTDFHARRLVEIAGYTIIGYLLLQDAQRCEKFQKSAEIFINYGQAKVAAHAGFIHNFDPDKLGIYKK
- a CDS encoding S41 family peptidase is translated as MNLFRTLITVAVVCLASWTAMAQENALWMRYPAISPDGKTIAFNYKGDVYLVGSEGGRATQLTTNPAYDGYPVWSPDSKTIAFASDRAGSMDVYTVPVTGGSPTRLTWNSASETPVAFTPDGKKILYRANFLPDAQYTQFPSGSQIYAVSVKGGRPEQFLTFDVYDIQFNKAGDKIIYHDYKGYEDNWRKHHTSSVTRDIWLHDLKTGKFTNITDKEVEDRSPVFSDDEQSIYFLSERFGDFNVCKLALNNPTEVKQITKHSKHPVRFLSKANDGTLCYFFNGEIYTLKDGQQPKKLNIQVVTDQLEAESRLNNLPYGAREMALSPNGKEVAFIVRGDVFVTSVEYPTTKRITNTASQERSVSFSPDGRTLVYAAERDGNWNIYTASLTDSTDKSFTYAKDIKEEQITKGKDACFEPAFSPDGKEIAYLENRTTLKVINLKSKKSRTVLDGKYNYSYSDGDQWYQWSPDGKWILANYFEKGGWQNRDVALVKADGSGEIHNLTNSGYSDASPKWMMDGKAIIWFSDRAGYRSHGSWGAYYDVYALFLDPEAYDDFKMSKEEAALAKEEKALQKKEEEKNKKDDKKGKKDDKKEDKKDSKKEEVKLPELKMNLDNLEDRIVRLTINSSNLGDAVLTKDATKLYYLTSFEGGYDLWVRDFKEGSTKILAKLNKWGGSLEMDKEGKNLYMLSGGQISKINISNGQSKPVTYNAEFELKKPQEREYIFNHAWQQVVDKFYDPALHNVDWNFYKKEYARFLPHINNNYDFAEALGELLGELNASHTGARYYAYGNAPQTAVLGAFYDPTYKGDGLKIKEVIEKGPLTKAETKIKAGVVIEEINNQPIKAGEDYFKLFENLTNKRVYLKLYDPDTKKHWHEYVKPISAGAEKGLLYDRWVKQRKELVEKLSGGKIGYVHIKGMNSASFREVYSEVFGRYRNKEAIILDTRFNGGGWLHEDLVNMLSGKKFAEFVPRGQYIGQDPFAQWTKPSAVIMSESNYSNAHGFPWVYKELKLGKLVGMPVPGTMTAVWWETQQDPTLVFGIPEVGMKDNQGRFLENLQLEPDIRVNNDPASAIQGRDLQLEATVKSLLEEIK
- the asnA gene encoding aspartate--ammonia ligase — its product is MKQLFLPQDYCSQLDVWQTEHAIKFVKDTFQLALAAELKLRRITAPLAVPSGKGLNDNLNGSEAPVSFQARMLGGKKAEIVQSLAKWKRYALWRHHISPGLGIYTDMNALRPDEAVSNIHSVYVDQWDWEKVITPEERTVERLYTCVRRIYAALKRTEFLLSEQFPVLTPFLPEQITFIHAEELRKRYPEATPKQREQAITKEYGAVFICGIGGALSDGTIHDDRSPDYDDWSTLENGLPGLNGDILVWNPVLQSAFEISSMGIRVNPEALERQLEIRGCEERKKLFFHSLLLEGSLPQTMGGGIGQSRLCMLLLQKCHIGEVQAGLWPDEVRQACEKAGVFLF
- a CDS encoding IS4 family transposase, giving the protein MNQGKYIFAQLTDFLPRRVFDRLVEKYSGNKKIRTFTCWNQMLCMIFGQLTARDSMRELMLSLEAHKSKYYHLGFGATVSRTNLGKANRNRDYRIYEEFAYTLIAEARNSYNKNDFEVKVDGNVYAFDSSTIDLCLNVFWWAEFRKHKGGIKLHTLYDVKTSIPTIVLVTNAKVHDVNMLDELSYEKGSFYIMDKGYVDFTRLHKLHTCGAYFVTRAKDNMRFRRMYSREVDKTTGIKCDQIGILETYKSLKAYPDKLRRVKYYDEELGREFVFITNNMELSAEEVALLYKNRWQVELFFKWIKQHLKVKSFWGTTMNAVKTQVYCAIITYCLVAIVAYKLKVNRPIYEILQILSFSLLDKTPVREILTNCDYKNVKELNYKQLKISWD
- a CDS encoding metal ABC transporter solute-binding protein, Zn/Mn family, producing MISKHIHVITLFTLLSLLLFSCKEKKQDRHIVTVSILPQKYFVERIAGDYLKVNVMVPPGMNPATCDLNTGQLKKLYDSDLCFAIGYLPFETTHLYPALSNRPDIPLIRHSDSLQLIAGSCNHDHHDHTHEGGVDPHVWLSPHYAKSIGRDIYRTLSEKYPEKQQEFLANYKLLEQDIDKIAHSADSILSEKKHKTFLIYHPALTYFAHDYNMEQISIEHEGKEPDPRHLKEIMDTAKEKDIHVIFIQNQFDISNAQSIAKAIGTDIIPIDPLNEDWLAEMRKLLQIFQEKLN
- a CDS encoding metal ABC transporter ATP-binding protein is translated as MSTILELKNITAGYEGIPVLKEINLAIKEQDFIGIIGPNGGGKTTLLKVILGLLKPFSGDIHYYVSKTNLFGYLPQNSQFDRRFPISVREVVMSGLMSEKRLYRYYSRQNKIKADELLIKYGMGDYSKAPIGELSGGQMQRVFLCRAIISSPRILILDEPTTYVDSNFEKEFYTILKELNKTLSIVMVSHDLGTICSYVKTIACVNHGLHYHQSNLISTEQLQSYNCPIELISHGPVPHRVLTDHSDKNCNCNKS
- a CDS encoding metal ABC transporter permease; its protein translation is MLEFLKYDFFQNALLSTVLIGISCGLVGTYIVAKRMVFISGGITHASFGGLGFAYFIGISPLLGAAVFSIGTAIGILFLAENKKIREDSLIGIFWSAGMAIGVLFIYLTPGYAPNLMSYLFGNILTVTWGQILLSVLLCLVIIVFFVLFYRPLFYIAFDKEYSRTHNVHVNRIDVAIMLIIALCIILCMKLAGIILVISYLTLPQAIAGTYYKNFKQQLIASSIISAIGSVIGLFVSAALNTPSGATIVVCFLLFFLLAWLGKKIWKS